A single region of the Mycobacterium lentiflavum genome encodes:
- a CDS encoding SDR family oxidoreductase, whose product MKVLVVGGSGLIGSQVVAMLTELGHEAVPASPRSGVNAITGEGVAEAVAGVHTVVDVSNSPSWADDDVLAFFTTSTRNLLEAERAAGVQHHVALSIVGADRLPDSGYLRAKVAQEKVIEESGFPNTIVRATQFFEFVGGIADSLADGDTIRAPHAAFQPIASADVASAVTRAAIDDPAGLINIAGPDKRGMDDFIRTWFAATGDAREVVTDPQARYYGALLDDRGIVPIDGEQVTIYPTGFSDWAASRQQSG is encoded by the coding sequence ATGAAGGTTCTGGTCGTAGGTGGCAGCGGGCTGATCGGATCGCAGGTTGTCGCGATGCTCACCGAACTGGGCCACGAAGCCGTCCCGGCCTCGCCGCGCTCGGGTGTCAATGCCATCACGGGCGAAGGTGTCGCCGAGGCGGTCGCCGGGGTCCACACGGTCGTGGACGTGTCCAATTCCCCGTCCTGGGCCGACGACGACGTGCTGGCGTTCTTCACCACCTCCACCCGCAACCTCCTTGAGGCCGAGCGGGCCGCCGGAGTGCAGCACCACGTCGCGCTCTCGATCGTGGGCGCCGACCGGCTGCCCGACAGTGGCTACCTGCGGGCCAAGGTCGCGCAGGAGAAAGTGATCGAGGAGTCGGGATTCCCCAACACGATCGTGCGGGCGACGCAATTCTTCGAATTCGTTGGCGGCATTGCGGATTCGCTGGCCGACGGCGACACGATTCGTGCGCCGCACGCAGCGTTCCAGCCCATCGCCTCCGCGGACGTCGCCTCCGCCGTCACCCGCGCGGCGATCGACGATCCGGCCGGGCTGATCAACATCGCCGGCCCCGACAAGCGAGGAATGGACGACTTCATTCGGACCTGGTTTGCCGCAACCGGCGATGCCCGTGAGGTGGTGACCGACCCGCAGGCTCGCTACTACGGTGCGCTGCTCGACGATCGCGGCATCGTCCCCATCGACGGGGAGCAAGTCACCATCTACCCCACCGGGTTCAGCGACTGGGCCGCTTCCCGGCAGCAATCCGGCTGA
- a CDS encoding cyclase family protein, with protein MSRADLTDFRRVARDVSNWGRWGDADELGTLNFITADKVAQAAGLVKHGKVFALGVDFGASGPQGAFEFRHNPVHIMTVDGGDVNTLAKYGPSWPRNPVAQQLSCYMTADNPFRFNDDIIIMPLQAASQWDALSHVYYDDHLYNGFAADSVTSLGAYHCGIDKVDVKGITSRGVLLDLVRHRGAEVFLEAGNPISPEELDDVVRAQGVTIGRGDIVLIRTGWWTRFLMTGNKTEGYSGLDWRCAQWLHDHEIAAVAADNLQVEDLVSGVDGVTFPLHLLCLRDMGMIFGEYWDLTALAEDCAADGVYEFQLVAPPLRVVGAVGSPVNPIAIK; from the coding sequence ATGAGCCGAGCCGACTTGACTGACTTCCGGCGGGTCGCCCGGGACGTCTCCAATTGGGGACGTTGGGGGGACGCCGACGAACTCGGCACGCTGAACTTCATCACCGCGGACAAGGTCGCGCAGGCCGCCGGTCTAGTCAAGCATGGCAAGGTGTTTGCGCTCGGCGTCGACTTCGGCGCCTCCGGTCCGCAGGGCGCCTTCGAGTTTCGGCACAACCCGGTGCACATCATGACCGTCGACGGCGGTGATGTGAATACGCTGGCCAAGTATGGGCCGAGCTGGCCGCGTAACCCGGTGGCTCAGCAGCTCAGCTGCTACATGACGGCCGACAATCCGTTCCGCTTCAACGATGACATCATCATCATGCCGTTGCAGGCCGCAAGCCAGTGGGATGCGCTGTCCCACGTCTACTACGACGATCACCTGTACAACGGCTTCGCGGCGGATTCGGTGACCAGCCTGGGCGCCTACCACTGCGGCATCGACAAGGTTGACGTCAAGGGCATCACGTCGCGCGGTGTGCTGCTGGACTTGGTCCGCCATCGCGGTGCCGAGGTGTTCCTCGAGGCCGGAAACCCGATCTCGCCGGAAGAACTCGACGACGTGGTCCGCGCCCAGGGCGTGACCATCGGGCGGGGCGACATCGTGCTGATCCGGACCGGCTGGTGGACAAGGTTTTTGATGACCGGGAACAAGACCGAAGGCTATTCCGGCCTGGACTGGCGATGTGCCCAGTGGCTGCATGATCACGAGATCGCGGCGGTGGCCGCCGATAACCTTCAGGTCGAAGACCTGGTGTCTGGAGTCGACGGTGTCACCTTCCCCCTGCATCTGCTCTGCCTGCGCGACATGGGCATGATCTTCGGCGAATACTGGGATCTCACCGCGCTGGCCGAAGACTGCGCCGCCGACGGCGTCTACGAGTTCCAGCTCGTCGCCCCGCCGCTGCGGGTGGTCGGTGCGGTCGGCTCTCCCGTCAACCCGATTGCGATCAAGTGA
- a CDS encoding TetR/AcrR family transcriptional regulator: MTAAGRAVRTERASSTQEAILVAAERLYAEHGMFAVSNRQVSEAAGQGNNAAVGYHFGTKADLVRAIEEKHRGPVEELREQMVADLLASGNSGELRAWVACLVRPLTDHLEDLGNPTWYARFAAQAMTDPAYYNIVVKGALSSASLVEVVDGFNRCLPNLPADVHFERNIMARNLLMHTCADRERALAAGTAMAQPSWRAAAFGLIDAIVGLWLAPVTPYE; the protein is encoded by the coding sequence ATGACCGCGGCAGGTAGGGCCGTTCGCACCGAACGGGCCAGCTCCACCCAGGAGGCGATCCTGGTGGCGGCCGAGCGGCTATATGCCGAGCACGGCATGTTCGCGGTATCGAACAGGCAGGTCAGCGAGGCCGCGGGCCAGGGCAACAACGCCGCGGTGGGCTACCACTTCGGCACCAAGGCCGACCTGGTGCGCGCCATCGAGGAGAAGCATCGCGGACCCGTCGAGGAGCTGCGCGAGCAGATGGTGGCCGACCTGCTGGCGTCGGGCAACTCGGGCGAGTTGCGCGCCTGGGTGGCGTGCCTGGTGCGTCCGCTCACCGACCACCTCGAGGACCTCGGCAACCCGACCTGGTACGCGCGCTTCGCGGCGCAAGCCATGACCGATCCGGCCTACTACAACATCGTGGTCAAGGGCGCGCTCAGCTCGGCGTCGCTGGTTGAGGTGGTCGACGGTTTCAACCGGTGCCTGCCCAACCTGCCGGCCGATGTGCATTTCGAACGCAACATCATGGCCCGAAATCTCTTGATGCACACCTGTGCCGATCGTGAACGTGCGCTCGCCGCAGGCACTGCGATGGCCCAGCCCTCTTGGCGCGCTGCCGCATTCGGCCTCATCGACGCGATCGTGGGCCTGTGGCTGGCGCCGGTCACTCCGTACGAATGA
- a CDS encoding multicopper oxidase family protein, which yields MPLQPTSGVTFDGARLTRRGFMAAGIASGLTLAACGHSTSQGLSSADKMAAAIAAAEAARPHSGRTVNVGLTPQLTQVDLGGPVVRTLAFGDTIPGPLIRARVGDELVVKVSNKLDHVTSVHWHGIALRNNMDGAEPATPNIEAGQEFTYQFSVPNSGTYWAHPHTGLDEDTGLYLPVIIDDPSESNYDVEWVVVLDDWTDGVGKSPQQLYEELTNPNKPSMSNIPAAPSTTPTTSTTSTSPTTSTSETTSTSPTTSTSPTTSAAAMPNARVGNSDLLGGDAGDIAYPYYLINGRIPAAPTTFNAKPGQRIRIRFINTGSDTTFRVALAGHPMTVTHTDGYAVVPRQVDALLIGMAERYDVIVTAADGVFPLVAMAEGKGALARALLSTGKGSPPDPQFQPAELNRRVGTIEMFTAATPVMLGRPEPGQNLPVVLGGNMVQYDWTINGEPYSKTNPLHVQQGQRPTITFDNTTMMYHPIHLHGHTFQLINPDGSLGARKDTVMVLPKQKILAVLVADNPGVWQLHCHNTYHQVAGMMTRLEYVF from the coding sequence ATGCCGCTGCAGCCCACCAGTGGGGTTACCTTCGACGGGGCGCGGCTGACCCGGCGCGGCTTCATGGCGGCCGGCATCGCGAGTGGATTGACGCTGGCGGCCTGCGGTCATTCCACGTCCCAGGGCCTCAGCAGTGCCGACAAGATGGCGGCCGCGATCGCTGCCGCCGAGGCGGCGCGGCCGCACAGCGGGCGCACGGTGAACGTCGGCCTGACACCGCAGCTGACCCAGGTCGATTTGGGCGGACCGGTCGTGCGGACGCTAGCCTTCGGCGACACGATCCCTGGCCCGCTGATCCGGGCCAGGGTCGGCGACGAACTCGTGGTCAAGGTCTCGAACAAACTCGACCACGTGACATCGGTGCATTGGCACGGTATCGCGTTGCGCAACAACATGGATGGAGCGGAGCCGGCCACCCCGAACATCGAAGCCGGCCAGGAATTCACCTACCAGTTCTCCGTACCGAACTCGGGCACCTACTGGGCACATCCGCACACCGGCCTGGACGAAGACACCGGGTTGTACCTGCCGGTCATCATCGATGACCCCTCCGAGAGCAACTACGACGTCGAATGGGTTGTCGTCCTTGACGACTGGACCGATGGCGTGGGAAAGAGCCCGCAACAGCTCTACGAGGAACTCACGAACCCGAACAAACCCAGCATGTCCAACATACCGGCCGCACCCTCGACTACCCCGACCACCTCGACCACCTCGACCAGCCCGACCACCTCGACCAGCGAAACCACTTCGACGAGCCCGACCACGTCAACCAGCCCGACCACGTCGGCGGCGGCAATGCCGAATGCCCGGGTCGGAAACAGCGACCTGCTTGGCGGCGACGCCGGAGACATCGCCTATCCCTACTATTTGATCAACGGGCGAATTCCCGCGGCTCCCACCACCTTCAATGCCAAGCCGGGCCAACGGATCCGGATCCGCTTCATCAACACCGGCTCCGACACCACCTTCCGTGTCGCGCTGGCCGGCCACCCCATGACGGTCACCCACACCGACGGTTACGCCGTCGTGCCCAGACAGGTCGACGCCCTGCTGATCGGGATGGCCGAACGATACGACGTCATCGTGACCGCCGCCGACGGAGTGTTCCCACTGGTCGCAATGGCCGAGGGCAAGGGCGCGCTGGCGCGGGCGCTGCTGTCCACCGGCAAGGGCAGCCCGCCCGATCCGCAGTTCCAACCGGCCGAACTCAACCGGCGCGTAGGAACCATCGAGATGTTCACCGCCGCAACGCCGGTCATGCTGGGCCGGCCCGAACCGGGACAAAACCTTCCCGTCGTTCTGGGCGGCAACATGGTCCAGTACGACTGGACGATCAACGGCGAACCCTACAGCAAGACCAATCCGCTGCACGTTCAGCAGGGCCAGCGCCCCACCATCACGTTCGACAACACCACCATGATGTATCATCCAATTCACTTGCACGGGCACACATTCCAGTTGATCAACCCCGACGGGTCGCTGGGCGCCCGCAAGGACACCGTGATGGTGCTGCCCAAGCAGAAGATCCTGGCCGTTCTGGTGGCCGACAATCCCGGCGTGTGGCAGCTGCACTGCCACAACACCTATCACCAGGTCGCCGGGATGATGACCCGGCTGGAATACGTCTTCTAA
- a CDS encoding ferredoxin translates to MKVTVDQNICASSGNCVMNAPEVFDQRDDDGVVILLNEHPSAEQTEGARQAALACPAQAIDIED, encoded by the coding sequence ATGAAAGTTACTGTCGACCAGAACATTTGCGCATCCTCGGGCAACTGCGTGATGAATGCACCCGAGGTATTCGACCAGCGCGACGATGACGGTGTCGTCATCCTGCTCAACGAGCATCCGTCCGCCGAGCAGACCGAAGGGGCCCGCCAGGCAGCCTTGGCGTGCCCAGCCCAGGCAATCGACATCGAGGACTGA
- a CDS encoding cytochrome P450 → MSDALTSSTAEAVSEIPDYPMTRNERCPFAPPPDVMALAHERPLSRVRIWDGSTPWLITGYEQVRELFSDSRVSVDDRVPGFPHWNEGMLSTVHKRPRSVFTADGDEHTRYRRMLSKPFTFRRVEGLRPTIQQITDDHIDTMLAGPQPADVVAAIALPVPSLVISQMLGVPYEDAEMFQEHASMGLARYATGADTAKGAMSLHKYLAALVEAKMDDPAEDAVSDLAERVKAGELSVKEAAQLGTGLLIAGHETTANMIGLGVLALLENPDQAAVIRDAEEPKILANAVEELLRYLSIIQNGQRRVALEDINIAGETIRAGEGIIIDLAPANWDPDVFPEPDRLYVHRAGADRNVAFGYGRHQCVGQQLARAELQIVFQTLLRRIPTMKLAVPFEEIPFKHDRLAYGVYELPVTW, encoded by the coding sequence ATGTCAGACGCACTGACGAGTAGCACGGCCGAGGCCGTTTCCGAGATTCCCGACTACCCGATGACCCGCAACGAGCGCTGCCCGTTCGCCCCGCCCCCGGACGTCATGGCCCTGGCCCATGAGCGGCCGTTGTCACGGGTCCGCATCTGGGACGGCAGCACCCCGTGGCTCATCACGGGTTACGAGCAGGTGCGCGAACTGTTCTCCGATTCCCGGGTCAGTGTCGACGACCGGGTGCCCGGCTTCCCGCACTGGAATGAAGGCATGCTCTCGACCGTGCATAAGCGACCCCGGTCGGTGTTCACCGCCGACGGGGACGAGCACACGCGTTATCGGCGGATGCTGTCGAAACCGTTCACCTTCCGGCGCGTGGAAGGCCTGCGGCCCACCATCCAGCAGATCACCGACGACCACATCGACACGATGCTGGCCGGTCCGCAGCCGGCGGATGTCGTTGCCGCCATTGCCCTTCCGGTCCCGTCCCTGGTGATCAGCCAGATGCTCGGCGTGCCCTACGAGGACGCGGAGATGTTCCAGGAGCACGCCTCGATGGGGCTGGCGCGCTATGCCACCGGTGCCGACACCGCCAAGGGTGCGATGAGCCTGCACAAGTACCTGGCCGCGCTGGTCGAAGCCAAGATGGACGACCCCGCGGAAGACGCGGTTTCCGATCTGGCCGAACGCGTCAAGGCCGGCGAGCTCAGTGTGAAAGAAGCCGCTCAGCTCGGCACCGGATTGCTGATCGCCGGGCATGAGACGACGGCGAACATGATCGGCCTGGGAGTTCTTGCCCTGCTGGAGAATCCCGACCAGGCAGCCGTGATCCGCGATGCTGAAGAGCCCAAGATTCTCGCCAACGCGGTCGAGGAGCTGCTGCGGTACCTGAGCATCATCCAAAACGGTCAGCGCCGGGTTGCGTTGGAAGACATAAACATTGCCGGTGAGACCATCCGCGCCGGCGAAGGCATCATCATCGACCTGGCACCCGCGAACTGGGATCCCGACGTTTTCCCCGAGCCCGATCGGCTCTACGTGCACCGCGCCGGGGCCGACCGTAACGTCGCGTTCGGTTACGGCCGCCATCAGTGCGTGGGTCAGCAGCTCGCACGGGCGGAACTGCAGATCGTGTTCCAGACGCTCCTGCGTCGCATCCCGACCATGAAACTGGCCGTGCCGTTCGAAGAGATCCCCTTCAAGCACGACCGGCTGGCCTACGGCGTCTACGAACTCCCGGTTACCTGGTGA
- a CDS encoding alpha/beta fold hydrolase: MDFARKTMLVDGLATGYLEAGEGDPVVLLHGGEFGASAELGWERNVSALAAHYRVLAPDMLGYGNSAKVIDFVDGRGMRIRHVARFCELLGIDSAHFVGNSMGAINLLNDTTSEAPRLPVRSLTIICGGGEIQQNKHFEALQDYDASREAMRQIVEALFHDPGYPADEEYVSRRYESSTAPGAWEAVAAARFRRPGSSRPPTPSTRRAYERIGVPTLVVEGGEDKLLPRGWAAEIAEQIDGARSTVVDGAGHCPQIEQPATVNELLLEFLAS; this comes from the coding sequence ATGGACTTCGCGCGTAAGACCATGCTGGTCGACGGCCTTGCCACCGGTTACCTGGAGGCCGGCGAAGGCGATCCGGTGGTGTTGCTGCACGGCGGCGAGTTCGGCGCCAGCGCCGAACTCGGCTGGGAACGCAACGTTTCCGCGCTCGCCGCGCACTACCGGGTGCTGGCCCCGGACATGCTGGGGTATGGAAACTCGGCGAAGGTGATCGACTTCGTGGACGGCCGGGGGATGCGGATACGGCATGTGGCCCGCTTCTGCGAGCTCCTCGGCATCGACTCGGCGCATTTCGTCGGCAACTCGATGGGCGCGATCAACCTGCTCAACGACACCACGTCCGAGGCGCCGCGGCTGCCGGTCCGTAGCCTGACGATCATCTGCGGTGGCGGAGAAATCCAGCAGAACAAGCACTTTGAGGCGCTACAGGATTACGACGCGAGTCGAGAGGCGATGCGCCAAATCGTCGAAGCCCTGTTTCACGATCCCGGCTATCCGGCCGACGAGGAATACGTGAGCCGCCGCTACGAATCGAGCACCGCGCCGGGGGCGTGGGAAGCGGTGGCCGCGGCCCGATTCCGCCGCCCGGGTTCGTCGCGGCCCCCGACCCCGTCGACCAGGCGAGCCTACGAGCGCATCGGCGTGCCGACGCTGGTGGTCGAAGGGGGCGAGGACAAGCTGTTGCCGCGAGGTTGGGCCGCCGAGATCGCCGAGCAGATCGACGGGGCGCGCTCGACGGTGGTCGACGGCGCCGGCCACTGCCCGCAGATCGAGCAGCCGGCAACGGTCAACGAATTGCTGCTGGAGTTCCTGGCCTCTTAG
- a CDS encoding coniferyl-alcohol dehydrogenase, producing the protein MGEIDGLWRYLGYQGRRAVVTGCASGIGEHVVRQLTELGAEIIGLDKRRPSVELNEFHEVDLADPESIDGAVASIGGRIDTLFNVAGVSSGIGNPLLVATINFLGTRQVTEALVPRMAAGSSIVSVSSLAAAAYREHAAAVAPLLNTATMQEGIDWCAANPDEVGNGYQLSKEAIIFYTMRSATPLGAKGIRINCSGPGVTETPILDQLRTAYGQGFLDDIPKPLGRVSDPAEQAAVLLFLNSGAASYITGQIIWVDGGNVGAAIARELEEGAPLDEPSRLD; encoded by the coding sequence GTGGGCGAGATCGACGGGTTGTGGCGTTACCTCGGCTATCAAGGCCGTCGTGCGGTGGTGACCGGATGCGCGTCGGGCATCGGCGAACATGTGGTGCGCCAGCTCACCGAACTCGGGGCCGAGATCATCGGCCTGGACAAGCGGCGACCGTCGGTCGAGCTCAACGAGTTTCATGAGGTCGACCTCGCCGACCCGGAATCGATCGATGGCGCGGTAGCGTCCATCGGCGGGCGAATCGACACGCTGTTCAACGTCGCCGGTGTCTCCTCCGGGATCGGCAACCCGTTACTGGTTGCCACGATCAACTTCCTGGGCACCCGCCAGGTCACCGAGGCCTTGGTCCCGAGAATGGCCGCGGGATCGTCGATCGTCAGCGTGTCCTCGCTCGCGGCCGCCGCCTATCGGGAACACGCGGCGGCGGTGGCGCCATTGCTGAATACCGCGACGATGCAAGAGGGCATCGACTGGTGCGCCGCGAATCCCGACGAGGTGGGCAACGGTTACCAACTGTCCAAGGAAGCCATCATCTTCTACACAATGCGCAGTGCTACGCCGTTGGGCGCCAAAGGCATCCGCATCAACTGCTCCGGCCCCGGGGTCACCGAGACTCCGATACTCGATCAGCTGCGGACGGCATACGGGCAGGGTTTCCTCGACGACATTCCCAAGCCGCTGGGGCGCGTTTCCGACCCCGCCGAGCAGGCAGCGGTGCTGCTCTTCTTGAATAGTGGTGCAGCCAGCTACATCACGGGACAGATCATCTGGGTCGACGGTGGAAACGTGGGTGCGGCGATCGCTCGTGAACTCGAGGAAGGAGCCCCTCTAGATGAGCCGAGCCGACTTGACTGA
- a CDS encoding LLM class flavin-dependent oxidoreductase, which yields MKISLFYEFALPRPWAPDDEHVLLQDCLDEVEAADKAGFSTVWLTEHHFLEEYCHSTAPEIFLAAASQRTKNIRLGFGIMHLLPAVNHPARVAERVATIDLLSNGRVEFGTGEGSSVGELGGFDVDPADKRAQWEESLEVAIRCMIEEPFTGFKGEQIQMPPRNVIPKPLQKPHPPVWVACTRPASVQMAAQKCIGALSFAYTGPGPLTDRVNGYYKEFEENGVPITPQINPNILAIGGDLSMMVAKTEEEALQRLGQGGGFFSFGIMHYYLTGMHSPGRTGVWERYLEEVEKDPTLAYGPGRGAIGAPDTVREFLRGYEESGVDEIILLLNPRSHEGTMESIELMGKEVLPEFIERDQKAVAAKAKRLAPVIEKVEARRPKSTAPLFDETYAFGGLPTGRDKFTASEIPEAMAEINEGRVQAAQRAKEEQKNK from the coding sequence ATGAAAATTTCACTGTTCTATGAGTTCGCGCTACCCCGGCCGTGGGCGCCCGATGACGAACATGTCCTGTTGCAGGACTGCCTGGACGAGGTGGAGGCCGCCGACAAGGCGGGGTTCTCCACCGTCTGGCTGACCGAGCACCACTTCCTCGAGGAGTACTGCCACTCCACCGCGCCGGAGATCTTCCTGGCCGCGGCCAGCCAGCGAACCAAGAACATCCGGCTCGGGTTCGGCATCATGCACCTGTTGCCCGCAGTCAATCACCCCGCCCGGGTGGCCGAACGCGTCGCCACCATCGACCTGCTCTCCAACGGGCGGGTCGAGTTCGGCACGGGGGAAGGCTCCTCGGTCGGTGAACTCGGCGGATTCGACGTCGACCCCGCCGACAAGCGCGCGCAGTGGGAGGAGTCCCTCGAGGTCGCGATCCGATGCATGATCGAAGAGCCGTTCACGGGCTTCAAGGGCGAGCAAATCCAGATGCCGCCTCGCAACGTCATCCCCAAACCGCTGCAAAAGCCGCACCCGCCGGTCTGGGTCGCCTGCACCCGGCCGGCAAGTGTGCAGATGGCTGCCCAAAAGTGCATTGGGGCACTGAGTTTCGCCTACACGGGACCCGGGCCGCTGACCGACCGGGTCAACGGCTACTACAAGGAATTCGAGGAGAACGGCGTGCCCATCACGCCGCAGATCAACCCGAACATCCTGGCCATCGGCGGCGACTTGTCGATGATGGTCGCCAAGACCGAAGAAGAGGCGCTGCAACGACTCGGGCAGGGCGGTGGATTCTTCTCGTTCGGGATCATGCACTACTACCTCACCGGAATGCACAGCCCGGGCCGCACCGGAGTGTGGGAACGCTACCTCGAAGAGGTCGAAAAGGACCCGACGCTGGCCTACGGACCCGGCCGCGGCGCGATCGGAGCTCCGGACACCGTGCGCGAATTCCTGCGCGGCTACGAGGAGAGCGGCGTCGACGAGATCATCCTGCTGCTCAACCCGCGCAGCCACGAAGGCACCATGGAATCCATTGAGCTGATGGGCAAAGAAGTACTGCCCGAGTTCATCGAACGGGACCAGAAGGCGGTGGCGGCCAAGGCCAAGCGGTTGGCACCGGTTATCGAGAAGGTCGAGGCGCGGCGGCCCAAGTCGACCGCCCCGTTGTTCGATGAAACCTACGCGTTCGGCGGCCTGCCCACCGGGCGCGACAAGTTCACCGCCAGCGAGATTCCCGAGGCCATGGCTGAGATCAACGAGGGCCGGGTGCAGGCGGCTCAGCGCGCGAAGGAAGAACAGAAAAACAAGTAG
- a CDS encoding SDR family NAD(P)-dependent oxidoreductase has protein sequence MANELDGKVAIVTGGASGIGRGIVERFVAEGARVVIADVEAEMGQQLADTLGADVLFSRTDVSDPEQVQALVATTVEKFGGLHVMVNNAAVSSPLRRLLDDDLSDFHRIMGVNVLGVMAGTRDAARHMAESGGGSIINLTSIGGIQAGGGVMIYRASKAAVIQFTKSAAIELARYEIRVNAIAPGSIPTPILGKSAAGMDPEELAQFEARIRQGMRDDRPLKREGTTDDVAQAALYFAGDRSLYVTGTVLPVDGGTSAGKVIPSKRREG, from the coding sequence GTGGCTAACGAATTGGATGGCAAGGTCGCTATCGTCACCGGCGGGGCGTCGGGCATCGGTCGCGGCATTGTGGAGCGGTTCGTGGCCGAGGGCGCGCGCGTGGTCATCGCCGATGTCGAGGCCGAGATGGGCCAGCAACTGGCCGACACGCTGGGCGCCGACGTGCTATTCAGCCGGACCGACGTCTCGGATCCCGAACAGGTGCAGGCGCTGGTCGCGACCACCGTCGAGAAATTCGGCGGGCTGCACGTCATGGTGAACAACGCGGCGGTGTCCAGCCCCTTGCGGCGATTGCTCGACGACGACCTGTCGGACTTCCACCGGATCATGGGGGTCAACGTCCTCGGTGTGATGGCCGGTACCCGAGATGCCGCGCGGCACATGGCCGAAAGCGGCGGCGGATCGATCATCAACCTCACCTCGATCGGCGGGATTCAGGCCGGTGGTGGGGTGATGATCTACCGCGCGTCCAAAGCCGCAGTCATCCAGTTCACCAAGTCCGCGGCAATTGAGCTCGCGCGCTACGAGATTCGGGTCAACGCGATCGCGCCGGGCAGCATTCCCACACCGATCCTGGGGAAGTCGGCGGCCGGGATGGACCCGGAGGAGCTGGCCCAGTTCGAGGCGCGGATTCGTCAGGGGATGCGAGACGACCGGCCGCTCAAGCGTGAGGGAACGACCGACGACGTCGCCCAGGCCGCACTGTACTTCGCGGGCGACCGCTCGCTCTATGTCACCGGAACGGTGCTGCCGGTCGATGGGGGCACCTCGGCCGGCAAGGTGATCCCGTCGAAGAGGCGCGAGGGATGA